One genomic segment of Mycolicibacterium chubuense NBB4 includes these proteins:
- a CDS encoding ParA family protein, which produces MTDGTDQTNPEPTPGLTGRIPRPIPEPAPRTTHGPAKVIAMCNQKGGVGKTTSTINLGASLAEYGRRVLLVDLDPQGALSAGLGVPHYELDQTVYNLLVEPRISIDQVLLKTRVPGLDLVPSNIDLSAAEIQLVNEVGREQSLARALYPVLDRYDYVLIDCQPSLGLLTVNGLACSDGVVIPTECEYFSLRGLALLTDTVEKVHDRLNPKLAISGILITRYDPRTVNSREVMARVVERFGDLVFDTVVTRTVRFPETSVAGEPITTWAPKSAGAEAYRALAREVIHRFGA; this is translated from the coding sequence ATGACCGACGGCACCGACCAGACGAATCCGGAGCCCACGCCCGGTCTGACGGGTCGCATCCCGCGGCCGATCCCCGAGCCGGCCCCCCGCACCACGCACGGCCCGGCCAAGGTCATCGCGATGTGCAACCAGAAGGGCGGCGTCGGCAAGACCACGTCGACGATCAACCTCGGTGCCAGCCTGGCCGAATACGGCCGGCGCGTGCTGCTGGTGGATCTCGATCCGCAGGGCGCGCTGTCGGCGGGGCTCGGGGTGCCGCACTACGAACTCGACCAGACCGTCTACAACCTGCTCGTCGAGCCGCGCATCTCCATCGACCAGGTGCTGCTGAAGACCCGCGTGCCCGGACTGGACCTGGTACCGAGCAACATCGACCTGTCCGCAGCGGAGATCCAGCTGGTCAACGAGGTGGGTCGCGAGCAGTCGCTGGCCCGGGCGCTGTACCCGGTGCTCGACCGCTACGACTACGTGCTGATCGACTGCCAGCCGTCGCTGGGCCTGCTCACGGTCAACGGGCTCGCATGCAGCGACGGGGTCGTCATCCCCACCGAGTGCGAGTACTTCTCGCTGCGCGGTCTGGCGTTGCTGACCGACACGGTGGAGAAGGTGCACGACCGGCTCAACCCGAAGCTCGCGATCAGCGGCATCCTGATCACCCGCTACGACCCGCGCACGGTCAACTCGCGCGAGGTGATGGCCCGGGTGGTCGAGCGATTCGGCGACCTGGTGTTCGACACGGTGGTCACCCGTACCGTGCGCTTCCCGGAGACCAGTGTGGCCGGTGAGCCGATCACCACGTGGGCACCGAAATCGGCTGGCGCCGAAGCGTATCGGGCGTTGGCACGTGAGGTCATCCACCGGTTCGGCGCGTGA